Within Saccharomonospora cyanea NA-134, the genomic segment ACCCGCCCCTGGTCAGGGGTTGGCCGTCTCGGCGGGTGCGGACCTCGACGGACTTTTGATCAACAGCCGGGTCACGGGTTCCACCACGCGGGCCGCGATCGGGCCGAGAATCGCCATGAGCAGCACGTATGTGGCGGCGAGCGCGGCGAGCTGGCCGTCGACGGCGCCCGCCGACACGGCGAACCCCGCGATGACGATGGAGAACTCGCCGCGCGCGACCAGTGCGGCACCGGCCCTCGCTCGACCCATCAGTCCCACTCCGGAACGGCGGGCCGCCCACCAGCCCGTGGTGACCTTCGTGGCCGTGGTGACCACGGCGAGGATGACCGCCCACAGCAGCACCGGAGGAATGCTCTGCGGATTGGTGTTGAGCCCGAACACGACGAAGAAGACGGCCGCGAACAGATCCCGCAGCGGTTCGAGCAGTTTCGTGGCGTTCTCCGCCGTCGAACCCGAGATCGCGATACCGAGCAGGAAGGCGCCCACCGCGGCCGAGACCTGCATGGCCGACGCCAGTCCCGCCACCAACAGTGCCGACCCGAGGACCTTCAGCAGGAAGACCTCACGGTCGGGGCTGTCGACGACCGCGGAGACGTAGCGGCCGTACTTCAGCGCCACGAGCATGACCACGCACACGACGGTGAGCGAGATGCCGACGGCCTTCAGCCCGCCGATGAGGCTCACCCCGGCCAGCACTGCGGTGAGGATGGGCAGGTACACCGCCATCACCAGGTCCTCGAACACGAGGATGGACAGCACCACCGGGGTTTCCCTGTTGCCCAGCCTCCCGAGGTCGCCGAGAACCTTGGCGATGATGCCCGACGAGGAGATGTAGGTGATACCGCCGAGGGCGAGCGCGCCGAGCGGTCCCCAACCGAGGATCAGGGCGACAGCGACTCCGGGGGCGGCGTTCAGCACCAGATCGAGCAACCCGGCCATCCAGGAGCGGCGCAGGCCGGTGAACAGTTCGTCGGCGGTGTACTCCAGTCCCAGAGTGAGCAGGAGGAGCACGACACCGATCTCACTGGCGAGCGTGGTGAAGCCGCTGATGTCGCCGAGAGGGAAGATTCCGCCCTGGCCGAAGGCGAGGCCGCCCAGCAGGTACAGCGGAATCGGGGACATTCCGATCTTGCCTGCGAGCCGGCCCAGCACGCCCAGCCCGAAGAACACAGCGCCTAGTTCGAGCAGGGACAGTGCTGTGTGATCCACGCGAGTTAGCCTCAGCCTTGCTTGAGAATCCTGGCGGCCTCGTCGAGCCCGTCGGACGTGCCGACGGCCACGAGTACATCACCACCTGTGAACAGGAAGTCGGGAGTGGGGGACGGGTGGACCTGGCCCGCGCGCATGACCGCGACGACGGACACACCCGTGCGGCTGCGCAGTGCGGCGTCGGCGAGGGTGTGGCCGTCGTACGGAGAGCCACCCTTGATCGCCATCGGCCTCGTGCTGATACCGGGAAGCTCCCGGTGCTCCTCGGTCAGTTGAGCCACCAGCTGTGGCGCGCCGAGGAGGTTCGCCAGGGTGCCCGCCTCCTCCGCGTTGAGCGGCAGCGAAGCCAGGCACGCATCGGGGTCCTCCGACTTGGACACGATGAGCTCGATCACGCCGTCGCGGTGTGTCACCACACCCACGCGCCGACCGTTGCTCAACGCGAAGTCCTTACGGACGCCGATTCCCGGCAGTGGGGTTACGTCGACGTTCACGCGATCCACGGTAACGCATGAGGGGGAGGGCATCCGTGGTGGTCGGCTCGGGATACGAGGCTCAGGCGGGGGCATCGGCAGGGAGTCCGGAGTCGAGCGGGGTCGAACGGATCGGGGTCTCAATTCATGGATTCTACTACGAATCGGCGCCGGAAAACTGAGAAGATCATCACGTCCGGTAATGGCCGTCGCGCGCTGCGATGAGGAAAGGCCGTTCTGTAGGATGGAGCCACGGGGTTCTTCGATGATCAGTACGCTGATGTGCTGACTGTGCCCTTCCGAGCCCGATGACAATGTTTCGGACCCGAGACGGCGGTGGAACGTATGCTTGTGGCGATTCTCGCCCATTTCGCCGTCGCGGTGCTGCTGCCCGCGATCTCGCGCAGGTGGGGAAGGGTCGCCTTCCTCGTCGGAGGCGTACTGTCGGCCGCCACTCTCGCCACATTACTCCTTTTCTTCTCCCGGGGCGCTTTCGGTGATCCGGGTGATGCCGTGGAGCAGACGGTT encodes:
- a CDS encoding cation:proton antiporter encodes the protein MDHTALSLLELGAVFFGLGVLGRLAGKIGMSPIPLYLLGGLAFGQGGIFPLGDISGFTTLASEIGVVLLLLTLGLEYTADELFTGLRRSWMAGLLDLVLNAAPGVAVALILGWGPLGALALGGITYISSSGIIAKVLGDLGRLGNRETPVVLSILVFEDLVMAVYLPILTAVLAGVSLIGGLKAVGISLTVVCVVMLVALKYGRYVSAVVDSPDREVFLLKVLGSALLVAGLASAMQVSAAVGAFLLGIAISGSTAENATKLLEPLRDLFAAVFFVVFGLNTNPQSIPPVLLWAVILAVVTTATKVTTGWWAARRSGVGLMGRARAGAALVARGEFSIVIAGFAVSAGAVDGQLAALAATYVLLMAILGPIAARVVEPVTRLLIKSPSRSAPAETANP
- a CDS encoding cation:proton antiporter regulatory subunit, which codes for MNVDVTPLPGIGVRKDFALSNGRRVGVVTHRDGVIELIVSKSEDPDACLASLPLNAEEAGTLANLLGAPQLVAQLTEEHRELPGISTRPMAIKGGSPYDGHTLADAALRSRTGVSVVAVMRAGQVHPSPTPDFLFTGGDVLVAVGTSDGLDEAARILKQG